CTCCTGGAGATGTCTCTCGGTTTCAGGCTGGAGGTACTTCTCTCTAGCCCGAACATCATACTCTATCGGCCTCCGAAAGAGGAAACGGGAGGTTTGGGCAAGTTCACACAGCGTCTTGGAACGCTCCCCAAAAGTCTCAACGACCGCCTCGGCGAAGGTCCTGGCCCTGCCCAGGCTGGACCAGTGAACTGTTGCCGCCCCGATTTCTTCCGCTGAGACGCCCGCCTTTAGCCAGAAGGCAACTAACTGATCCGCGATCCGCTTCGGATGCGCCTCGCGAAGGTAATGGGCATTCAGCCAATCCAGCTTGGCGTGATCAAAGACAGCCGGGGTATGGCCAACCCTCGTCAACTCGAAGTATCGAACGAGTTCGTCCCGGCTGAAGATTTCCTGATCCCCGTGCGACCATCCCAGACGGACAAGATAATTTACCAGTGCTTCTGGCAGATACCCCAGGTCACGATAGGCCAGAACCGAGGTCGCCCCGTGCCGTTTTGAAAGGCGTGTTCGGTCCGGTCCCAGAATCATCGGCACATGCGCAAACTGGGGCAAGGGAAAATCCAGGACCCGATACACCTGGATCTGTTTCGGGGTGTTGGAGAGATGATCGTCCCCCCGGATCACATGGGTGACCTCCATCAAGGCGTCATCCACTACCACGGCGAAATTGTACGTGGGCAAGCCATCAGACCGCACCAGGATGAAGTCATCCAGTTCCGCATTGTCAAAACGCACCTCGCCATGGATAATGTCGTTCACAATCGTCACCCCGGTATCCTGCACCCGCAGGCGCAGGGCCCAGGGCTTTTCCGGCTCCAGACGGCGATCCCGGCAGCGACCGTCATACCGGGGGGAACGCCCGGCCGCCAACGCCACCTTCCGCCGCTCCTCGAGTTCTCCGGGGGTACAGACGCAGCGATAGGCCTTCCCGACCTCGAGCAACCGTTCAGCATGCTCGCGGTAGATCGCAAGCCGTTCCGCCTGTCGATAGGGTCCTTCATCCCAGTCGAGACCGAGCCACTGTAGGCTCTCTACAATGGCCTCAGCCGATTCCGCCGTGGATCGTTCCACGTCCGTATCCTCGATCCTCAGGATAAGAACCCCGTCGTGATGTCGAGCAAAGAGCCAGTTGTACAGGGCAGTCCGCGCTCCCCCCACATGGAGATCCCCGGTGGGAGATGGCGCAAACCGTACCCGAACCCGATCGCTCATCTTCGTCTCGCCCTGCTGCCCTTCGGGTAGCCCTATGTCGCTTGTGGTAAACCGTTGCTAAAGAGCTTCCATTATCTCTAGAAGGAAACGAACCCGTCAACCGCTTTCCGTTTAGTCCATGAGCCTACATAAAAAAGAATCCCCCGCAACTGTCGCGGGAGATTCCGATACCACAAGTCTCGGCTTCCGAGAGGTGACGGGTCAAGCGGGAGGGAGGTATTAGCCTCGCCCCCGGGACTGCAGGTGAGGCACGTCCCGAAGCAACTCGTGGACCTGATGAAGGAGTTTATCCAGCCGGAAGGGCTTTTCGAGAAGCCGGTCTACCCCCGCAGCCTGTTGTTCAACCCGACTCACAGCCACATTCCACCCGGTGCACAGAATGACCTTGACCTCGGGGTCAAGCGCGCGGACCTTCCGGGCAACCTCCAGTCCGGTGAGATCCGCCATTCCGAGATCGGTGATCAGGACGTCGAAGGGCTCTGCCCGGAACATCTCTACCCCATCGATCCCACACCCCGCCCCCACCGCGATGTGTCCCTCCAGCTTGAGGAGGTTAGTGACGACCTCGACCAGGTGAGGTTCGTCATCAATGACCAGTATACGTCCGGTCAGATGCCCTGTCGGAGTTAAGACACCTTCCCGACTTCGTGGAAGCTTTGCGGGGATCGGAAAGGCGATGGAGAAGCGACTACCCTGTCCAACCTCACTCTCGACCGAGATCGACCCGCCATGGCGGGCGACGATCCCGTAGGAGGTGCTGAGACCGAGGCCGGTCCCCTTCACCCCCTTCGTGGTGAAGAAGGGGTCGAAGATCTTTTGCCGTACCTCCTCAGACATTCCAACCCCGGTATCCTCAAGGACCACTTCGACGGATGGCCCTCTATCCCGGCGCCGGTACGCACGGGTTTGCACGGTTAGACGTCCGCCATTCGGCATGGCATCGATGGCATTGAAGATCACATTGGTAAAGACCTCTCGGAGCTCCGCCGGATTTGCGGTAACCAGGGGAACATCCGTGAGTTCCGTGACCACCTCGATCCTGATCCCACTGAGCTGTGCTTCATCCTTCCATCGGGCTTGCGTAAACTGGAGAACGTCGGTGATGACTCGGTTGACATCGACGGGGACCACCGATTCGGGGGTTTCGACTCGGGCAAAGTCCTGGAGCCGGCGAACCGTGTTTGCCCCGTCTAGGGCGGATTGCTGGATGCTATTCAGCCACCGTTTTAGATCGCCGTCCTGAACCTGACGCAACAGGAGATCGGCCCTGGCCACGATGGCCGCCAGGACGTTGTTGATATTGTGGGCCACTCCGGCCGCGAGCGTCCCAAGGGCTGCCAGCTTTTCCGAGTGGACTTGTTGCTCCCATCCCTTTCGGTCATCAACGGAATTCATCTGTTCGATCGTGACCCCGATGAGTTGACCCACCATCTGGAGAAACCGCAGGTCGCGCGGTGCAAAGTGACCCCGTCGCCGACTGTACAGGGCCAGAAATCCTGTGCCCTTTCCCCCTTCGCTGAGCGGTACGCTCGCGAAGGAACGAATCTTCTGCTCGCCTGCCGGCACAGGGAAGTCGGGCGGGAGATCATCAAAGAGGAGCGGGTGTCGGCAGACGTCGAGATCTCCCTGGCTTATCCCTCCTGGGTGGGAAGGGCTCCAGGGATCAGCCCACCCTCCTCGACCGCGACAGAGGATAGGAATAAAGGCGGCGGCGGCCTCTTCCCAGACCCAGAGGACTCCCGCTTCTGCCTCTAAGAGCCCCACGATCTGATCGAGCACGGGGCCGAAGACGGCTTCAACTTCCCGCCCTCCCTGAGACGAAACGCCAAGCTCCATCACATCCTCCGTACCGATGGGTTACCGCGACGTTCGCATACGGCATGCCAAACGAGGAATTCTTTGCACGCCGAGTCCTTGACGGCTACACGCCTTCTTCCCTATAGTGAAGTCGGTTTGAGCTTGCATCACCATTGCGTGGCCGAAACGGCCGAGGCGATTTGATGAGTCCCTCTTCTCCTGTCGCAGCAGACCTTCACATCCACTCCTACTTCTCCGACGGAACCTTTTCACCGCGACAGGTCGTTGCCCAAGCGGCCGCCTGCCATCTGAATCCGATCGCACTCACCGACCATGACACCGTTGCCGGAATCCCCGACGCTCTCCAGGCGAGCGCCGAGTTCCAGGTCGAGATCATCCCTGGAGTCGAACTCTCGGTGCACGAGTTTGATCAGGATACCCATCTCTTGGGCTACTTTATCCACTGGGAAGACCCCGCCTTCCAGAAAGTCCTCCTTCCCTTGCAGACTCAACGGACAGAGCGGCTCGAAGAAATGCTCCGTCGTCTGCACCACCTTGGGATAACCGTTACCGTGCCTGAGGTCCTTCGTATAGCCGGAAAGGGAACGGTCGGCAGGCTCCACGTCGCCCGGGCTCTGCTCGGGCAAAGGGTCGTGAACAGTCTCCAGGAGGCCTTTGACCGATTCTTGGCCTGGGGCAGGCCCGCCTATGTGGAGCGGGGCGTGTTCACCGCCCGTCAAGCCATAGCAGCCATCCGGAATGCCCAGGGCATCGCGGTGCTGGCCCATCCGGGCCCAAATGGACTGGCGCACATCCCCGAGCTTATTCAAGTAGGACTCCAGGGCATCGAGGTTTTCCATCCTTCCCACACTGTTGAGGATGTCTTTACCCTCACCCGCCTCGCCACAGAACGCAATCTTCTCATCACTGGGGGTTCGGACTGTCACGGCCTCGCCAAAGGAGAGGTCCGCCTCGGCCAAGCCCGGCTTCCCCTGCAGTACATAGAACGCCTGCGGGAGGCCGTACCTGGACCGGGTTCCCCAGGGACCTAGGAACTATAGTCCAAGACCCTTGGCTATGCAAATAAAAAATAGAACGGGCAAATACAGCCTCGACAGTTGGTTTCCATCGGCATACTTTCTGACGTAAAACAACCGAACCAAAACCGTTCTATGAGGGGACATCAGTGCCGGGTCGTTTGGGGAGCGAGGTAGGATGTCAGCGGAAAGACTATGGCTTCAAATTTAGCGCAATATGACACACATTCGTTGAAGCATAGCTTGAGCCAGAGGATGAAAGCATCGTAAAATGCTGATAGAATCTTACTAAGCTGAACGACATGCACGCAAAGGTGGCAATGAGGCGCACGTTTTTCTCACGGCTGGCTTGGTCCGGGACCTTCACTCACTGTCCCTCTCGCGAGGGGAGCTCTGCCTCATCGATCAGCATGACAGGAATCCCATCCCGAATGGGATACCGGCGACCGCACGCTTCGCAGATGATCCTCTCACTTGCTTCATCGAGTCGGACTTCTCCCTTGCAGGCAGGGCAGGCCAGAATTTCCAAAAATTCCTTATCAATCACCCCTCTTCCTCCTCACATGAGTAAGACGACCCTCTCCCCCTACATCTCACATCCGGTCTCTTCCATTGACCTGACGACCTCCTTTCCCGGAACGACCACAAGATCGGCCAGAACCCGGAAAGGGTACTTGTCGGATTTGGTAGTCCGTCCCCAAACCAGATCTTCAATAAGTTGATGGTCCCCCATCCGAATCGTTTTGACTCCCTCGGGGTCACTGTAGGTGATACCCTCCAACTTCGCGATGATCTCCTCGGTGTCCAACGAGCCCACCTCCTCAATGGCCTGCTTGAGGAGGTAAATAGCCGAATAGCTAGACATAGCCACATCGGCTGGATCTTCCCCGAATAGAGTCCTGTACGCCCTCACGAAGACCCGGTTATTCACCGAACCCGGGTAAAGAAACCAGTAAGGTGTCGAAACCCACAGCCCCCCGGGCATCTCGTCGCCCAGGGGGACCAGAACGCCGAGGGAAGCCCCGCCGGGGTTGACAAAGAACTTGATCTGCTCAAAGAAGTTGAGGGACTTGGCCTTCCTGATGAAGGCCACGAGGTCTCCGCCCCACAACGTGGACCAGACGGCATCCGGCTTGGCCTGCATCGCCTGGCGAATATAGGGTGTATGGTCGGACGTAAAGGGCTTAGGCCAGGCCTCACCGACAAACTGCACATCTGGCCTGACCTTCTGAATAGCCGCCTGAAATGCTTTCCACGAATCCCGGCCAAGCTCTGAGTCCACCCCGATCCCAAACCATCGCTTGGCCCGCTTGTCCTTCATGACTGACGCCCCAGCCCGGGCATCCATCACTGCGTTCGCCACCAGTCGAAAGGCATAGCGGTGACACCACGTTCCGGTCAGTTGACCCGTGGCAGCGTGCGTGAAGAGAATGATCTTCTGATGTTTCTTTGCCTCCATGCTTACTGCCAGGGCCACGCTCGACAAATTGACTCCCAGGAGGAAGTCGACCCGATTCTCAAGGATGTATCTACGAACCTCTTGCACACCGGTCGTGGCGTCCCCCTCATGGGTGAGGTAAATTGCAAGCTTTCGCCCCAGGATCCCCCCTCGCTCGTTGATCTCCTTCTCGGCCATCTTGGCTCCTTGGGAGCCGTGCCTGCCAAGTTCCCCTGCTGGACCGGTCAACTGGAATAGGGCACCAACCTTGATAGGGGGTCTGTCCTCGGCCCAGGCGAATCCGGGGAACAGGACCCCCAACCAGAACAGGATCCTCAGGATGAGAAGGAGGAAACGCTCCCATTCCACTGCCACCTCCAGGGAGATGGGATGCCGCGCATCCAGCGAAAGTCCGCCCAATATACGGACGACAGACCCCATCTTGTCAAGCCGTTTCCCCCTCGGTGTGAGAGGTAACGGCAGCGTTGAGTGGTTGGAGGCACATGATGACGGCATCCTCAACCGGGCTAGTATAGTAGCGCCGTCTTCGCCCGATCACGGTGAAGCCAAAGTTTCGGTAGAGTGATTGCCCTGCCCGGTTCGAGGCCCGAACCTCCAATGAGGCGGTACTCGCACCATGGTGGGATGCCTCCACGAGGGCGGACAGAAGGAGCTTGCGACCCACACCGCGCCGCCGAACGCGGGGGTCAACTGCAACATTGCTGATATGGAATTCGTCCCCGACGATCGATCCACAGAGATACCCCACAAGCGTGTCGGCGTCGGACCGCGCCACCAAGGCCAGAGACACCCCCGGGATCAGCTCCCCCTCGAACATCTCTCGAGTCCAAGGTTGACTGAAGGAGGCCACCTCAACCCGGAGAACTGCCTCGAGGTCCTCCGGCCGCATCTTCTCGATTCTCATTGCCCCGTTCGCCACCCTCACTCCCTCATCCGCCGCTTGAGCTCCGCTTCCGACAGGCGGATGTAACGGGGGACTAAATTCTCTACGGCATCTTTCTCGCCTTGGAGCAGCCGCAGCCGCCCAAGGTCTGCCACGGCCGCCGGAGACGCCCCTCGGCAGGCGGGAGGTGGTATGGCCAGTCGGCCCAGGGTCTCTTGGAAAAACGGTCCGTAGACCCGCCATCCATCTCCGACGAAGAGGGTCGGCCGATCGATCCGCTTCGCCAGAGCTTCTGGATCCAGAACCGTCTCTTCCATCAGGCAGACGAGGTTGGAGCCCTGGTATTCAAAGAGGGCACAGTAGACCTCCTGTTTCCGGGCGTCTAGGATGGAACAGACCGGATAACGGCAATATGGAAGACTCCAGGCCAACGCGTGGAGCGTGGGGACTCCGACAACCGGTTTACCGGTGGCCAGCGCCAACCCTTTCACCGTACTGAGCCCGATTCGAAGGCCGGTAAAGGAGCCTGGCCCGATGGACACCGCCAGACCCTCAACCTCAGGAATCGTCATGCGGGCGTCGTAAAGGACCCGATCGATGGCGGGCATGAGACGCTCGGCATAGGTGGCCTCCACGTTCAGCACATACTCCGCCACGACCCCCCCTGCGCCTACAAGGGCCACTCCTCCTTGCGTACTGGCGCTTTCGATCCCCAGGATAATCACTTCTTTCCTCTGCCCCTTTGAGAACGGGATTTTAGCACCTCTGCATCTACGTCGCAAGCAACGCGCTTCTCCGCTACCCGTTCCCCTCCATGGAGGGAAAACGGACAGTCGCGAAGAGGCCGATCGCTGCCAAGAGGAGAAGAAGGAGCGTGATTACGGCGAACCGGTATTTTTCCGGACCATACGCCGCGAACAGGAAAAGGGTGCTTGACCAGAGGAGGGGGCCCACGACCGCGGCTGCCTTTCCCGTGACCCCGTAGAGGCCGAAATACTCTCCCAGCTTCTCTCGAGGCGCGAGAAGTAACAAACAGAGGCGGGCAACGACCCAGACGCCTCCCAGCCCGGCCCCTGCCAACATTCCCACCAGATAAAAGAGGAGCTGAGATCGAACTAGGAAGGCAAGGACAAGGGTGAGAACCCACAGCGAGAGGATAAGGAGCATGACCGATTTGACCGGTCTCCGATCGGCAAGCCAACCGAAGAGCCAGGAACCTGCCATGGCGCCGACAGCGGAGATCGCAATGAGGAGATTGATGGCCGCCTGGGTCGAAAACCCGACTGCTCTTTCGGCATAAATGGCCATTACGAGGATTATGGTGTGCATCACATCTGCGTAGAGGAAGTTGGCCACAAGAAATTTAAACAGCTCACGATGCGCCGGCAGGGTCCGGAGGGTCCAGAGAACTTCCCGGATGGTCCCTTGCCTCACCCCCGCTTGTTGGACGATGCGGGGTTCACGCACCCAGAGAAACACCGGCAGGGAGAAGAGGAGAAAGAGAATTGCCGTCGGGAGGAAGGCATTCACCCGGACCGGCGCTGCCCCTACCATCTTTTCCACGGTCAAGAGATCCACTATCCATTTGAGGGGCGATGGCAGCCAGCCATATGCGGTAGGATCAACGAAGGGGAGGACCAGGTACATCCCCACGATTGCTCCCACATAGCCCAGCGCGACCCCTAATCCCGACACCCGACCCCGAATCCTGTCGTTGCTGACCGCGGGGAGCAGGGCGTTATAGAAGACAAGACTCACCTGATACGAAAAATTGGCGAGGGCAAACATGAACAGAGCTGGCCCCGCCTGGCGAGGCCACGCGAGCAAGGCTGTCGAAGCGAGACAAATCGCCGTGAAGACAAATAAGAAAGGCTTCTGCCCTTTCTTGTCAGCCAGGTTACCCAGGAACGGGGCGGCGAGTGCCACACACAGCATCGAGAGTGAGTAGATCGGAGGATACAGGTATTCTCCACCTTGGAGATCGGTGGAGATCCATAGGGCAAAGTAGAGCGAGATGATATTCAGAGAGAAGATGGTATTGGCAAAATCGTAGAAGGCCCAGGAGAGAACCGGCCGGGACCAGATTTTCTCAGTCATAACGCGGGGTCTCCGCCCCCCTATCGGCGGACAAATCCCGCAAATCGCGGCTTACCGTTCTGATCGAAGGCGACCTCCAGCAGGAAAGGTCGCCTGCCCTGGATGTGGGCGAACTGCAAATCGAAGTACTCCACCACCGGGCCGTCTCTATCCTGTCTTAGGGTAACAACCGGGAAGCGAGCGAACCTCCGGAACAGGGCCACCAGATCCACTTGCTCAGCCTGCCGGAGAAAGGGGGTATTGCGAGGGGGCTGGTAGACTCGAAATGGCTGATCCTGACGATCCAGGATCGAGAAATAGTTCTGATAGGTAGCGTCCCCAGTCGCCACCACGCCAGACCAGTGCAATGGGCTGAAGGGCCTGGGGAACACTGCCAGTTTGTTGGCTGGCAGCCTCTCGCGCCGTACCTGGTCACGGAGGCGAACCAGGGCCATCTGATGGCTCACCGCCGCCATGAGGATATACGCTGCAAGGAGCGTCAGCGCTATTCGTCCAATCTGGATTGACCGAGACCGCCAACAATAGGCCAGGATAACGCCGCTGACAATAATTCCAGTAAAGAAGATATCAATAATAAAAAGGATATCCCACGCGAACCTATGGTCAGTGAAGGGGAGGAAGACCTTGGTCCCATAGCTCGTGAAAAGATCCGTCACGATGTGGAATAGGATTCCGAGGTAGCAGATCCCCGCGAGTCGCCAGTAATGTTTATACGTGCTGAACCGATAGAAGATAGCAGCCAGCAACAAGGCCAAAAACGCCCCGCCAACAAAGGAGTGCGTGATTCCCCGGTGATGCGAAAGATAGAAGGCGGTATCTCGGAGGCGCAACACACCATCGAGGTCGGGGGCGGTAGCACTCACCGTGAGGGCAACCGTCGCCACCCGCCCCATCCGCTGCCGAAACCCCGCCTGGGCAATCAAGGTTCCTCCCAGAGCTGTCGTCACCGTCTCCATCGCAATCCCTCACTCAAGCCATTGGTACAACAATTGGGCTCGCGCACCACCTTATAAAACCCCAGGCCTGGCCACAAGTGAAATCCTCCCTCTCGCAATCTTGCGCAAGGAGATTTTCTCTTTCCTGTAGAGAAAAAATTGAAGAATCCTATGCGGTTATTCCGGTAAGGCCAAGTTCAGAGGCAATGCCACACATCGCATCCAGAACGATGGCAATGTGCTCGTCAAGATCGACGCCAAGCTCATCGGCCCCTCGAATGATATCCTCACGTTTGACCGTCCGGGCAAAGGCCTTCTCTTTCATTCGCTTTTTAATGCTGGCCACCTTGAGATTGAGCAGGTTCTTGTCGGGCCGAATCAAGGCGGCCGCGGTGATCAATCCAGTCAGCTCATCACAGGCGAACAGGACCCTCTCCATGAGACTTTCGCGAGAAACGCCCGTATGGTCCCCGTGAGAGAGGATAGCCCGGATGATCTCTTCGGGCCATCCCCGCTCCCGCAGGATCTCGGCCCCTCGGAACGGATGATCCGCCAGATCAGGATAGCGCTCATAGTCAAAGTCGTGCAGCAGAGCGGTAATGCCCCACTTCTCCTCATCCTCGCCTAATTTTCTGGCATAGGTGCGCATGGCGGCCTCGACGGCGAGGGCATGCTTCCGTAGATTTTCATTCTTCGTATGCTCGGCCAGAACTTCCCATGCTGCCGATCTCGTGAACTCCATGTGTATCTCCAGATTGTTTCCCCTTGACCTTCCCTGTTTGGCGCATTAGACTAATGCCCGATACCGAACCCCAAGTCACGTCCATTTCAACCCATTCCGTCGCCGAGTGCACACATCCTTCTTTTGTCCAGAGAGGGTGGGATCTCGGCCCCGGTAGATGGGGAACCCGTAAGGAAAGGAGGAACGCAATGGCCTTCGAGTGGAAGTTCAATACACGTCCCTATTCCGATGACGAGGCGAAGAAACTGTTGAGCAGCGTCATAAGTCCCGAGACGACCGACTGGCATTACAACACTCACCATAAGGGATACGTAACTGCCCTCAACAATATCGAGAAGGGGCTCGAGTCGGCGGATCGGGCCGCAGCCAACGGCAATTACAGCGTCGTCGGAGAGCTCAAACGACGCTTTACCTGGAATCACGCCGGTGCCCTCCTCCACGATATCTACTGGGAAGTGATGGGAGGGGATGGAGACCCCAAGAAAGGCCCTCAGGTCCTCAAAGCCATCGAAAAGGACTTCGGCTCCTTTGACGCCTGGAAGGCCGACTTTAAGGCCGCCGGGATTTCGGCCAAGTTGAGTGGATGGGCGCTGCTGGTCTATGACGCCCTCTCGTCCCGTCGCTTATTGAACGTGCTGGTCGATGAGCACCAGTACGGGGCAATATGGGGCGGCATCCCGTTGATCGCCTGTGATGTCTTTGAACATGCTTACTACCACAAGGATGGGCCGGGGCGCGCCAAATACATCGACAATTTGATCAGCAACCTGCACTGGGGTCGTATCAACGATCGTTTCACGAAATTCGTTCGCTAAGTAACTCTTTAAAAACTGAGGCCCCTGCGCACCCGCGCAGGGGCCTCTAGATTCTCCGTCGCGACGCTTTTCACGCCCGGCCCAGCATTCAGCCCTGCTTCCGAATAGCCACGTAGAAGTAATTGTCGCCGCGCTGGATCAAAACGAGGTGAGACTGTCGCGTCCACTCCTTGAGGGCCCGGCGTACCTGTTCAAGGGTCGTAACTGGCTTTTGATCTACTTCGGCCAGCAAATCCCCCGCGCGGACGCCGGCCCGGGCGGCGGCGCTTCCCTCGCTCACCTCGGTCACCACGACCCCTGCTTCCACGGACAATTTAAACTTTTTGGCCGTCTCGGGGGTCAGTTCCTCCAAGGTGAGGCCAAGAACATCCTTTGGAGGTGCCTCCGGAGACTCTTCCCGACGCACAAGCACCTCTTGCGTGAACTCTCCCACTGCAGCGGTCACCACTTTATCCTTCCCGCCACGGAGGATCTTAATCCTCACCTTCGTTCCCTTCGGGGTGCGGGCCACCTTTCGCTGAAGTTCTCGGACGTCCTTGATGGGGCTGCCATCATACTCCAAAATTACATCTCCCCGCCTCAGCCCAGCCTTCTCGGCCGCCAGGCCTGGGAGAACATTAGTCACTAGGGCCCCTTGCTTCTCGGACATCCCTAAAGCCCGGGCCAACTGTCCGTTGACATTCTGAATTCCCACGCCCAGGAAGCCCCACGTCACCTTTCCCCGATCCCGCAGCTGGGGGAGGATTGATTTGGCGAGGTTGATAGGGATCGCAAAACCGATCCGTTGACGAGGGACGATGGCGGTGTTGATTCCGATCACTTCGCCCCGGATATTCACCAGGGGGCCTCCACTGTTCCCGGGGTTGATCGCGGCGTCGGTCTGGATATATTCGTCAAAAAAGCCGAACCGTCCAAATCCATGTCCCTTCCGACTCACCACCCCGAGGGTGACCGTGTGCTCCAGCCCGAAGGGATTTCCCGCGGCCAGAACCAACTCTCCGATCTCTACCCGATCTGAGTCCCCCAAGGGAAGGACGGGAAGGGAACCCTCTCCATCGACCTTGAGGAGGGCGAGATCGGTTCGTTGATCCCTGCCCACCACCTTGGCTGGGAACGTGCGGCCGTCGTACAATTCCACGTCTACTTCCTGGGACGCACCCACGACATGATCATTCGTAAGGATATAGCCATCCTGGCTGACGATGAATCCTGTACCTACCCGAGGACGTTCCGGCCGATCCTCGGGGACGGGAGGATGGGATTCCGGCATTCCCTTCTCCCCTTCCCTGTCGACCCCGATTTGCACCACCGCGGGTTGGATGAGAGCCGCCAGCTGGGTGAGCGCCCGGTTCAGCCGGACGAGATCCGAATTGCGCTCGGCGATGAGGGGCCCCTCACGCCAGAACTGGTCTTTAGCATCAGCCCAAAGCGCGCCTGGCCCAAGGCAGGTCAACCCTACCGCCAACGCGGCTGCCAGCCAGAGGCAACTCATTCCCCTCCCCTTCATTGCTTCCCCCTCAGTCCTCCGACTGAAATGCTTCTCCTCGTCGAAACGACGCTCTCCACTTGCCGACACGTTTCTTCCCCCTTTCGGTGAATGACAGAGGGTAGAAGATAGCATCAAACCCGGACGCACGCAACAGAAAAGGGGTCACTGGCGCTGCTTGACCAGCGCCATGACCAGCGACTCAAAGCGATTCCCGTATCC
This genomic window from Candidatus Methylomirabilota bacterium contains:
- a CDS encoding superoxide dismutase; this translates as MAFEWKFNTRPYSDDEAKKLLSSVISPETTDWHYNTHHKGYVTALNNIEKGLESADRAAANGNYSVVGELKRRFTWNHAGALLHDIYWEVMGGDGDPKKGPQVLKAIEKDFGSFDAWKADFKAAGISAKLSGWALLVYDALSSRRLLNVLVDEHQYGAIWGGIPLIACDVFEHAYYHKDGPGRAKYIDNLISNLHWGRINDRFTKFVR
- a CDS encoding HDIG domain-containing protein; translation: MEFTRSAAWEVLAEHTKNENLRKHALAVEAAMRTYARKLGEDEEKWGITALLHDFDYERYPDLADHPFRGAEILRERGWPEEIIRAILSHGDHTGVSRESLMERVLFACDELTGLITAAALIRPDKNLLNLKVASIKKRMKEKAFARTVKREDIIRGADELGVDLDEHIAIVLDAMCGIASELGLTGITA
- a CDS encoding metal-dependent hydrolase; the encoded protein is METVTTALGGTLIAQAGFRQRMGRVATVALTVSATAPDLDGVLRLRDTAFYLSHHRGITHSFVGGAFLALLLAAIFYRFSTYKHYWRLAGICYLGILFHIVTDLFTSYGTKVFLPFTDHRFAWDILFIIDIFFTGIIVSGVILAYCWRSRSIQIGRIALTLLAAYILMAAVSHQMALVRLRDQVRRERLPANKLAVFPRPFSPLHWSGVVATGDATYQNYFSILDRQDQPFRVYQPPRNTPFLRQAEQVDLVALFRRFARFPVVTLRQDRDGPVVEYFDLQFAHIQGRRPFLLEVAFDQNGKPRFAGFVRR
- a CDS encoding Do family serine endopeptidase, which encodes MSASGERRFDEEKHFSRRTEGEAMKGRGMSCLWLAAALAVGLTCLGPGALWADAKDQFWREGPLIAERNSDLVRLNRALTQLAALIQPAVVQIGVDREGEKGMPESHPPVPEDRPERPRVGTGFIVSQDGYILTNDHVVGASQEVDVELYDGRTFPAKVVGRDQRTDLALLKVDGEGSLPVLPLGDSDRVEIGELVLAAGNPFGLEHTVTLGVVSRKGHGFGRFGFFDEYIQTDAAINPGNSGGPLVNIRGEVIGINTAIVPRQRIGFAIPINLAKSILPQLRDRGKVTWGFLGVGIQNVNGQLARALGMSEKQGALVTNVLPGLAAEKAGLRRGDVILEYDGSPIKDVRELQRKVARTPKGTKVRIKILRGGKDKVVTAAVGEFTQEVLVRREESPEAPPKDVLGLTLEELTPETAKKFKLSVEAGVVVTEVSEGSAAARAGVRAGDLLAEVDQKPVTTLEQVRRALKEWTRQSHLVLIQRGDNYFYVAIRKQG